Proteins found in one Siniperca chuatsi isolate FFG_IHB_CAS linkage group LG22, ASM2008510v1, whole genome shotgun sequence genomic segment:
- the LOC122870374 gene encoding doublesex- and mab-3-related transcription factor A1-like has protein sequence MDSRIRPLGLAGHTANPLGGLQMSPSLLRPPPLFLRACNPALERGYPRTPKCARCRNHGVVSALKGHKRFCRWRDCVCAKCTLIAERQRVMAAQVALRRQQAQEESEARELRVLYPGSGIGGETGIPQGSPVGPGVPAATSNTPAASSFDVFGAENQNYDDKLSKYNLFNGFMGRPLFAPHTARLPSPNDEKDLSPNRVSATSFHDDSASPSPVFDHTESPRRSLSSSDPESGSESEKPKDYPSMDRDPTDIMAKIFPHQKRDILESMVRTCKGDIVRSIELVLSSKDNKIDSDSLSLSSHSNALRPSVGLPAALGALGNKSAFSPLHMPPPAAGGDSLYGVGPRLGVSPLRLAYSSANGGMAGFMSPYMTSGLMPVFPLRPPLDSYSFPGMMRDLSYLQSKESLCSTGLYTRLNSEK, from the exons ATGGACAGCAGGATCAGACCGCTTGGCCTGGCCGGGCACACCGCCAACCCGCTCGGTGGCTTGCAGATGTCCCCTTCCCTCCTGCGCCCTCCGCCTCTCTTCCTCCGGGCTTGTAACCCCGCGCTGGAGAGGGGATACCCCCGCACCCCGAAGTGCGCCAGATGCAGGAACCACGGCGTGGTGTCCGCGCTGAAAGGCCACAAGCGCTTCTGTCGCTGGAGAGACTGCGTGTGCGCAAAGTGCACTCTGATAGCGGAGAGGCAGCGGGTGATGGCCGCGCAGGTGGCACTGAGGAGGCAGCAGGCTCAGGAGGAGAGCGAGGCCCGGGAGCTCCGGGTCTTGTACCCTGGCTCGGGGATCGGTGGGGAAACAGGGATCCCTCAGGGGTCACCCGTAGGCCCCGGGGTGCCAGCAGCCACCAGCAACACTCCGGCAGCTTccagttttgatgtttttggagCAGAGAACCAAAACTATG ATGACAAACTGAGCAAGTACAACCTTTTTAACGGATTCATGGGTCGACCCCTCTTTGCACCCCACACCGCACGGCTGCCCTCCCCAAATGACGAGAAGGATCTGTCTCCAAACAGGGTCAGCGCCACTTCATTCCATGACGACAGCGCAAGTCCTTCCCCGGTGTTTGATCACACAGAGAGTCCAAGGAGGTCGCTCTCCTCCTCGGATCCGGAGTCAGGCAGCGAGTCGGAGAAACCCAAGGACTATCCGAGCATGGACCGGGACCCCACCGATATCATGGCCAAGATCTTCCCCCATCAGAAACGGGACATCCTGGAGTCTATGGTGAGAACGTGCAAAGGCGACATTGTCAGATCCATTGAACTGGTGTTGAGCtccaaagacaacaaaatagACTCCGATAGCTTGTCTCTATCCAGTCACTCAAACGCGCTCAGGCCTTCAGTTGGACTGCCTGCAGCGCTTGGTGCTCTGGGGAACAAGTCTGCCTTCTCTCCGCTCCACATGCCACCGCCGGCAGCCGGGGGAGACAGCCTGTACGGGGTCGGCCCTCGCCTCGGTGTCAGCCCCTTACGTCTGGCCTATTCCTCTGCAAACGGTGGCATGGCAGGTTTCATGTCGCCATACATGACATCCGGACTGATGCCAGTGTTTCCACTGCGTCCACCCTTGGACTCCTATTCCTTCCCGGGCATGATGCGAGACCTGTCTTACCTTCAGAGCAAGGAGTCATTATGCAGTACAGGTCTTTACACACGACttaacagtgaaaaatga